A portion of the Saccharomyces paradoxus chromosome XV, complete sequence genome contains these proteins:
- the CKB2 gene encoding casein kinase 2 regulatory subunit CKB2 (Beta' regulatory subunit of casein kinase 2 (CK2)~similar to YOR039W) produces the protein MGSRSENVGTVDRESSRVEQDDVLMDDDSDSSEYVDMWIDLFLGRKGHEYFCDVDPEYITDRFNLMNLQKTVSKFSYVVQYIVDDLDDSILENMTHARLEQLESDSRKLYGLIHARYIITIKGLQKMYAKYKEADFGRCPRVYCNLQQLLPVGLHDIPGIDCVKLYCPSCEDLYIPKSSRHSSIDGAYFGTSFPGMFLQAFPDMVPKHPTKRYVPKIFGFELHKQAQLTRWQELQRLKLVKKLESKDVDLTKSGGFKT, from the coding sequence ATGGGCAGTAGATCGGAGAATGTGGGAACAGTGGATAGGGAAAGCTCCAGAGTTGAACAAGATGATGTTCTTATGGATGATGACTCTGATTCATCAGAATACGTAGATATGTGGATCGATTTATTTCTTGGGAGAAAAGGCCATGAATATTTCTGTGACGTTGATCCCGAATATATTACCGATCGTTTTAATCTGATGAATTTGCAAAAGacagtttcaaaattttcttatgTGGTACAATATATTGTAGATGATTTGGATGACAGTATCTTAGAAAACATGACTCATGCCCGTTTAGAGCAATTAGAATCAGATTCCCGCAAGTTGTATGGTCTCATCCACGCGCGGTATATTATAACTATCAAAGGTTTGCAGAAAATGTACGCAAAATATAAAGAGGCAGATTTTGGAAGGTGCCCCCGTGTGTATTGCAATTTACAACAGCTGTTGCCAGTTGGTTTGCATGACATTCCAGGTATAGATTGCGTCAAGTTATATTGTCCATCTTGTGAAGATCTTTATATACCAAAATCATCGAGACATAGTTCCATTGATGGTGCATACTTTGGAACAAGTTTTCCAGGTATGTTTTTGCAGGCATTTCCAGATATGGTGCCCAAACATCCAACTAAAAGATAcgttccaaaaatttttggatttgaatTACATAAACAAGCTCAACTGACAAGGTGGCAAGAACTACAACGACTCAAGTTAGTTAAGAAGCTTGAATCTAAGGATGTTGATTTGACGAAAAGTGGCGGCTTCAAAACCTAA
- the CYC2 gene encoding oxidoreductase (Mitochondrial peripheral inner membrane protein~similar to YOR037W) produces the protein MLWKNYALSGSRITHRLHKLPRKSSFSKKFFTTSCLLTAGVVGSYLSYRYSSHRGNKYELSPSYFVKYKISHKQDIDSSHFLVEVTPLIKQKVNIWSLMTAENLWSVEVKQPEVMVVRSYTPLPLSFNPASREIEILKDGDNAGGKLSFYIKKYENGEVARWLYHLPKGHVIEIRGPFVDYEFPHLPNELKRSRECLYMNNCNEKDYIDKEDSKFVYQPYDIMMFTAGTGIVTALQLLLTESPFRGNMKLFHTNENVKQLGPLYPILLRLQASKRVQLQIFETDRQTKQEILKNIQKLITKPSPYKGLLPFSNVTDEDFKPVLALVCGPESYISSISGRKYDLNQGPVRGLLSKKGWDSDNVYKLS, from the coding sequence ATGCTGTGGAAAAATTATGCTTTGTCTGGTTCCCGAATAACACATAGGCTTCACAAGTTACCTAGAAAGAGCAGCTTCTCTAAGAAGTTCTTTACTACAAGCTGCTTACTGACAGCTGGAGTAGTAGGCAGTTATTTAAGCTATAGATACTCAAGTCACAGAGGAAACAAGTACGAGTTATCACCATCTTATTTCGTCAAATACAAAATTTCGCACAAGCAAGATATTGATTCATCACATTTCTTAGTGGAAGTAACGCCGTTGATTAAGCAGAAAGTTAACATATGGTCGTTGATGACCGCGGAAAATCTGTGGTCCGTCGAGGTCAAGCAACCGGAAGTCATGGTGGTCCGCAGTTATACACCTCTACCGCTTAGCTTTAACCCAGCCTCAAGAGAAATTGAGATCTTAAAGGATGGCGACAATGCAGGCGGAAAATTATCGTTCTATATCAAAAAGTATGAAAATGGAGAGGTCGCAAGATGGCTGTACCATCTTCCAAAGGGTCATGTAATTGAAATAAGAGGTCCATTTGTTGACTATGAGTTTCCCCATTTGCCTAATGAGCTAAAAAGATCTCGTGAGTGTTTATATATGAATAATTGCAACGAAAAGGACTATattgataaagaagattcaaaatttgtttaCCAGCCTTACGACATAATGATGTTCACCGCCGGTACCGGAATAGTTACAGCCTTGCAATTACTTTTGACCGAATCACCATTTAGAGGTAATATGAAGTTATTTCACACAAACGAGAATGTTAAACAATTGGGACCCTTGTATCCTATCCTTTTGAGACTTCAAGCTTCCAAAAGAGTCCAGttacaaatttttgaaacgGACAGACAAACAAAGCAGGAAATACTGAAAAATATACAGAAATTGATCACGAAGCCCTCTCCATACAAAGGTCTGCTCCCCTTTTCTAACGTCACCGATGAGGATTTTAAGCCTGTATTGGCATTGGTATGCGGCCCCGAAAGTTATATTAGTAGCATATCTGGAAGAAAGTACGATCTTAATCAGGGACCAGTAAGAGGTCTACTTTCTAAAAAAGGCTGGGACTCCGATAATGTGTATAAACTCTCATAA
- the PEP12 gene encoding SNAP receptor PEP12 (Target membrane receptor (t-SNARE)~similar to YOR036W) — protein MSEDEFFGGDNEVVWNGSRFSDSPEFQTLKEEVAAELFEINGQISTLQQFTTTLKSFIDRGDVSAKVVERINKRSVAKIEEIGGLIKKVNTSVKKMDAIEEASLDKTQIIAREKLVRDISYSFQEFQGIQRQFTDVMKQVNERARESLEATEMANDAALIEEEQGQNSSISTRIPSSQIVIERDPINNEEFAYQQNLIRQRDQEINNIERGITELNEVFKDLGSVVQQQGVLVDNIEANIYTTSDNTQLASDELRKAMRYQKRTSRWRVYLLIVLLVMLLFIFLIMKL, from the coding sequence ATGTCGGAAGACGAATTTTTTGGTGGCGATAATGAAGTGGTCTGGAATGGCTCCAGATTCAGTGATTCGCCTGAGTTTCAAACgttgaaagaagaagttgctGCAGAACTATTCGAAATAAATGGGCAAATAAGCACGCTGCAGCAATTCACCACTACATTAAAGTCATTTATAGATAGGGGAGATGTCAGTGCGAAAGTCGTGGAAAGAATCAATAAGAGATCTGTAGCGAAGATAGAGGAAATAGGCGGGCTTATTAAAAAGGTCAATACATCAGTGAAGAAGATGGATGCTATTGAGGAAGCTAGCCTGGATAAGACTCAAATAATAGCTAGAGAGAAACTTGTGAGAGATATCAGTTACtcttttcaagaatttcaaGGTATCCAGCGACAATTCACCGATGTGATGAAACAAGTCAATGAAAGAGCAAGAGAATCCCTTGAGGCAACTGAAATGGCAAACGATGCTGCTTTAATAGAGGAAGAACAAGGACAGAATAGCTCAATAAGTACTCGAATACCAAGCAGTCAAATAGTCATCGAGAGAGATCCGATAAATAACGAAGAGTTTGCTTATCAGCAAAATCTCATCAGGCAAAGAGACCAGGaaatcaataatattgaAAGAGGTATAACAGAGTTGAACgaagttttcaaagatttggGAAGTGTCGTTCAACAGCAAGGCGTTTTAGTTGACAACATTGAAGCAAATATTTATACAACGTCGGATAACACTCAATTGGCTTCAGACGAGCTAAGGAAAGCCATGCGTTACCAAAAACGGACGAGCAGGTGGAGGGTGTATCTGTTAATTGTGCTTCTCGTGATGctcctttttatttttctaatCATGAAATTGTGA
- the SHE4 gene encoding She4p (Protein containing a UCS (UNC-45/CRO1/SHE4) domain~similar to YOR035C), protein MPLFEKEDNPIDTFTIDSLCAAFDKTLKSTPDVQKYNDAVDAIFQLRQNSESGRIPADVTNSEAFGDRQKIEEILTRSYQDHSGSRVHLSKLVQEDIPFALNLFEILSRSSVHVFVGCFSNKEATIALLNELQMRIHYGEDVHVTYLLSIILQLLNKFKYSFKEVRFLVKELILRISEDEVKSMMLIIFAELQSSFQKDFDKVVVDFMSSLIVEAEIDVGNDPLSIIVKTLSELYPSLTALCSEIFLTNGLNKLFKKRVFEEQDLQFTKELLQLLSAACIDETMRVYITENYLQLLETSLNVEDIQIYSALVLVKTWSFTKLTSVSLTQLSEIFISAISRYVMPKIENVDEGAVKPDEVPKVDMSVEALAYLSLKPSVKNMIRNKDSFIKILLNMIKSQKMMHFLYGLLVILANLTTLPEEVNGSSQSINDLKNYADLKGPSAGKVGAEKESKEDIVLFNEKYVLGTELISSLKSGMHNLSPNCKQQVVRVIYNITRSKNFISQCILQGGTTIILEYLANKQDIGEPIRILGCRALTRMLIFTNPGLIFKKYSALNAIPFLFELLPRSTPLDDNPLHNDEQIKLTDNYEALLALTNLASSETSDGEEVCKHIVSTKDYWSTIENLMLDENVPLQRSTLELISNMMSHPLTIAAKFFNLENPQSLRNFNILVKLLQLSDVESQRAVAAIFANIATTIPLIAKELLTKKELIENAVQVFTDQIDDIELRQRFLMLFFGLFEVIPDNGTNETYPLLQQNQKLKNALNMSLERGDSGPEFSAAIPVILAKIKV, encoded by the coding sequence ATGCCACTGTTTGAGAAAGAGGATAATCCAATCGATACCTTTACTATTGATAGCCTCTGTGCTGCGTTTGATAAGACTTTGAAATCCACCCCTGACgttcaaaaatataatgatGCTGTTGATGCAATTTTCCAGTTAAGACAAAATTCTGAATCTGGAAGGATACCGGCTGATGTAACAAATAGCGAAGCCTTTGGGGATCGTCAGAAAATCGAAGAAATATTGACTAGGTCTTACCAAGACCACTCTGGATCCCGTGTACATTTATCGAAACTTGTTCAGGAAGATATTCCCTTCGCACTCAATTTGTTCGAAATATTATCAAGATCATCCGTCCATGTTTTCGTTGGTTGCTTTTCCAACAAAGAGGCAACAATTGCGCTGTTAAATGAGCTGCAAATGAGGATACACTATGGCGAGGACGTCCACGTAACGTATTTGCTCAGTATAATTCTACAACTATTGAATAAGTTCAAGTACAGTTTTAAAGAGGTGCGATTTCTAGTAAAGGAACTTATTTTACGCATAAGCGAAGATGAAGTCAAATCTATGATGCTTATCATTTTTGCTGAACTACAATCAAGTTTCCAAAAGGACTTTGATAAAGTAGTTGTCGATTTTATGAGCAGTTTGATTGTGGAGGCAGAAATCGACGTTGGAAATGATCCATTATCCATCATAGTCAAAACTCTATCAGAATTATACCCTTCATTGACAGCACTTTGTTCTGAAATATTCTTAACCAATGGGCTAAACAAgcttttcaagaaaagagtGTTCGAAGAGCAGGATTTACAATTTACGAAAGAACTACTGCAATTATTATCTGCTGCATGTATTGACGAGACCATGAGAGTGTATATCACTGAGAATTACCTTCAGCTCTTGGAAACATCACTAAACGTGGAAgatatacaaatatattcTGCATTAGTGTTAGTTAAGACATGGTCTTTCACAAAATTAACGAGTGTGAGCTTAACGCAGCTGTCTGAAATCTTTATAAGTGCTATTTCAAGATATGTTATGccaaaaattgaaaatgtaGATGAAGGTGCGGTTAAACCGGATGAGGTTCCTAAAGTTGACATGTCCGTTGAAGCACTAGCATATTTAAGTCTAAAGCCCTCAGTTAAGAACATGATTAGGAATAAGGACAGCTTTATTAaaatactattaaatatGATTAAAAGCCAGAAAATGATGCACTTTTTATATGGTCTCTTGGTTATTTTGGCCAATTTGACCACTTTACCAGAGGAAGTTAACGGCAGTTCCCAATCTATCAATGACTTAAAAAATTACGCAGACTTGAAAGGTCCAAGCGCAGGGAAAGTAGGCGCAGAGAAAGAATCGAAGGAAgatattgttttgtttaACGAAAAGTACGTGTTAGGCACCGAACTaatatcttctttgaaGAGCGGAATGCACAACTTGAGCCCCAATTGTAAACAACAAGTGGTAAGAGTTATCTATAACATAACCCgctcaaaaaatttcatttctcAATGCATTTTACAAGGTGGTACAACCATCATCTTAGAATACCTGGCCAATAAGCAAGACATAGGGGAGCCAATACGGATTTTAGGGTGTCGCGCATTAACAAGAATGCTAATATTCACTAATCCGGGAttaatatttaaaaaatactCTGCACTAAATGCTATCCCATTTTTGTTCGAATTACTACCAAGGTCTACGCCCTTGGATGACAATCCGTTACATAACGACGAACAAATAAAGCTCACAGACAATTATGAGGCACTATTAGCTTTGACGAACCTGGCCTCATCGGAGACGTCTGATGGTGAAGAAGTTTGCAAGCATATCGTATCTACAAAGGACTATTGGTCCACGATTGAGAACTTGATGCTAGACGAAAACGTCCCATTGCAAAGGTCCACATTGGAACTGATAAGTAATATGATGAGTCACCCATTGACGATTGCTGCAAAGTTCTTTAACCTGGAAAACCCTCAGAGtttgagaaatttcaatatattGGTGAAACTACTTCAGTTATCAGACGTTGAGTCTCAACGAGCCGTGGCCGCTATTTTTGCTAACATTGCCACTACGATCCCATTAATAGCCAAAGAACTTCTgaccaaaaaagaactaatCGAAAATGCCGTTCAGGTGTTTACAGATCaaattgatgatattgaatTAAGACAAAGGTTTCTTATGCTCTTTTTTGGATTGTTCGAAGTGATACCAGATAATGGCACGAACGAGACGTATCCATTGCTGCAACAAAATCAGAAACTAAAGAATGCTTTGAATATGTCTTTAGAGAGAGGTGACTCAGGGCCAGAGTTTTCAGCGGCGATCCCCGTTATCCTTGCTAAGATCAAAGTCTAA
- the CUE5 gene encoding ubiquitin-binding protein CUE5 (Ubiquitin-binding protein~similar to YOR042W): MEEKEDIKDSSLLDKSNVPESTNEDISKTTDVDLNSDEKIENDISVKSSTSKVEENVTKSSGNDEDTVVAPAGDAKEEEEEHPPLPARKKPEEDPSKENPILQELKDAFPNLEEKYIKAVIIASQGVLGPAFNALLFLSDPESGKDIELPTQPVRRIPEAPARRRQTQLEQDELLARQLDEQFNNSHSRRRNRDRAPKGMHEQRLKDRQRRLHNPNEREEHQEDSEEEEDSWSQFVEKDLPELTDRAGRSLQDTANKVSSWISDAYRRNFAPGSEQTDNQYGPQDQQEEWEPEIVDLSQGGKKPRPQQPERKRFNSFGVQVGDDSLESHGITLHNEDGFEDDEDVPPQLPTRTKSGESAGKVVAETTYIDTPDTETKKKWQPLPPEPLDTTPTKANAVSRNKKNPDEDEFLINSDDEM, translated from the coding sequence atggaagaaaaggaagacaTCAAGGACTCTTCTCTGCTTGATAAGAGTAATGTTCCGGAATCAACTAACGAGGATATCTCAAAGACAACTGATGTGGACCTAAATTCcgatgaaaaaatagagaATGACATTTCTGTCAAGAGTAGTACCTCCAAGGTCGAAGAGAATGTGACCAAGTCCTCAGGAAATGATGAGGACACAGTGGTGGCACCTGCTGGGGATgcgaaagaagaagaagaggagcaCCCCCCTTTACCGGCCAGAAAGAAGCCTGAAGAGGACCCATCGAAAGAAAATCCAATACTGCAGGAATTGAAGGATGCATTTCCCAATTTGGAAGAGAAATACATCAAAGCGGTTATCATTGCGTCTCAGGGTGTTCTGGGCCCCGCTTTCAATGCCTTACTATTCCTATCAGATCCTGAATCTGGCAAGGATATAGAGTTACCAACACAACCTGTGAGGAGGATTCCAGAGGCACCGGCAAGAAGACGACAAACCCAATTAGAACAGGACGAACTGTTGGCACGTCAATTAGATGAGCAATTTAATAACTCACATTCTCGTCGCCGTAATCGTGATCGCGCACCTAAAGGCATGCACGAACAGCGTCTAAAAGATAGGCAGAGGAGACTACATAATCCAAATGAAAGGGAAGAACACCAGGAAGACagtgaagaggaagaggatTCGTGGTCGCAATTTGTAGAAAAGGACTTGCCAGAACTTACGGACAGAGCTGGACGGTCATTACAAGATACAGCAAACAAAGTTAGTAGCTGGATAAGTGATGCTTACCGGAGAAATTTTGCTCCAGGGAGTGAGCAAACTGACAACCAATATGGTCCCCAAGATCAGCAAGAAGAATGGGAGCCAGAGATTGTGGATTTATCGCAAGGCGGAAAGAAGCCAAGACCCCAGCAACCTGAGAGAAAAAGGTTTAATTCGTTTGGCGTTCAAGTTGGTGATGACTCCTTAGAAAGCCACGGAATCACACTACACAACGAAGATGgatttgaagatgatgaggatgTGCCACCTCAATTGCcaacaagaacaaagtCTGGTGAATCGGCCGGAAAAGTAGTGGCAGAGACAACTTACATTGATACTCCAGATACAGAaaccaagaagaaatggcAGCCGCTGCCACCGGAACCACTGGACACTACACCAACTAAAGCGAACGCCGTTTCtagaaataagaaaaatccGGATGAGGATGAATTCTTAATCAACAGTGATGACGAGATGTAA
- the HIR2 gene encoding Hir2p (Subunit of HIR nucleosome assembly complex~similar to YOR038C): MRLLKYPLDIHNEQVNALAALGPYIILAGSEGHVMAWKQQQLVDTAFDRVMIKDLKPEISFQVDQDTTGDIFFLTGDLETLYIGSEHRLRGYSGWLCRDTTNINSVEKMESKLLFECKPPSTITDVKYDINLGILFVLLSNENKILLFRHKSFDKLSEIPIDKASKPITGIVDPTGQTFTIMTSDRSILVYQVNKTGTHKLINKLTQHVQMYPLHYRISMSPQADVLPVINSVKGVPNNATSCTTLLDRNNNYKVSKTLVTPSSNGCRVLVYSPAFYEKPNLKKGTSTRYNLIATSGSTDGTILVWNTKRMKPLFNALQVSSTAINDMSWSQDGFTLFAISNDATLYTFAFQEKDLGVALPQKEIKLLQEINKKLPKLEEPLTEQIPRNSPENVKLEESSSTASIPNDVARSTAGRKLSKKKTANNQTNGIKTIQSTSMEFNAPSYTVPRDLKRKPKEVTPSNIASNSKKQKRELQPIDFLDTGLLLPNTSFSRVRLATPKIRSTFKYSPINNPNLILDVKNGSGNEQRPTIVKLTSKVLDQDQVLFQDFIPKLITICTAGDTFWSFCSEDGSIYIYSDSGRKLMAPLLLGVSISFLEACGNYLLCLTSIGELYCWNIEQKKLAFPTNTIYPLLNPSLRYSDDILTRAENITLCSITKKGVPLVTLSNGDGYLFDKNMETWLLVSDGWWAYGSQYWDTTNTTGLSSSKANTNTFNGNESNINEIVSDIKNDNQSVINFLERKTNDELNRKGRIKNLQRFARTILMKEGFENMEEIVTLSHLENKILISIRLEESEEFSKLMMVYCIRLSELGYMERLDDVFQWLYDDVPVSGTGSTFAEKDFMRNLLKKILIACGDIRQVQRVTTRYAKEMNIIS, translated from the coding sequence ATGAGATTATTAAAATATCCTCTGGATATCCATAATGAACAAGTGAATGCCTTGGCCGCCCTTGGTCcttatattatattggcAGGCAGCGAGGGTCACGTGATGGCGTGGAAACAGCAACAATTAGTCGATACGGCATTTGATAGGGTTATGATTAAGGATCTGAAGcctgaaatttctttccagGTAGACCAAGATACTACCggtgatattttctttttaacaGGCGATCTCGAAACATTGTATATTGGATCTGAACACCGTCTGCGGGGTTATTCTGGTTGGCTCTGTAGAGATACAACTAACATCAATTCTGTCGAAAAGATGGAAAGTAAGCTCCTATTCGAGTGTAAGCCTCCAAGCACTATAACGGACGTGAAGTATGACATAAACTTAGGCATCTTATTTGTCCTTTTaagtaatgaaaataagatACTGTTGTTTCGGCATAAAAGCTTTGATAAACTATCGGAAATACCTATCGACAAGGCGAGCAAACCTATTACAGGCATAGTAGATCCTACTGGCCAAACATTTACTATTATGACTTCAGATAGATCAATTTTAGTTTATCAAGTCAACAAGACGGGCACACACAAACttataaataaattaaCACAGCATGTACAAATGTATCCATTACATTATAGAATCTCAATGTCGCCTCAGGCAGATGTTTTACCAGTGATAAACTCGGTGAAAGGCGTACCGAATAATGCAACCAGTTGTACCACTTTGCTTGACAGGAATAACAACTATAAAGTTTCGAAAACTCTAGTTAcaccttcttcaaatggATGCAGAGTTCTTGTTTATTCTCCAGCATTCTATGAAAAGCCTAATCTGAAAAAGGGTACCAGCACACGCTATAACCTAATCGCTACTTCAGGATCTACAGACGGTACTATTTTAGTTTGGAACACAAAGAGAATGAAACCTTTGTTTAATGCTCTCCAGGTTTCCTCCACCGCAATAAACGATATGTCATGGTCCCAGGATGGGTTTACCTTGTTTGCCATTTCAAACGATGCAACATTGTATACATTCGCATTCCAGGAGAAGGACTTAGGTGTAGCACTGCCTCAAAAGGAAATCAAATTGCTgcaagaaataaataaaaagctTCCAAAGCTTGAAGAACCATTAACAGAACAAATACCAAGAAATTCCCCAGAAAACGTCAAACTAGAAGAATCTTCAAGCACAGCATCTATTCCAAACGATGTTGCCAGATCCACCGCGGGGAGGAAgctttccaaaaaaaaaacggcTAACAATCAAACTAATGGCATCAAAACAATCCAGAGCACATCAATGGAATTCAACGCTCCATCATACACTGTGCCGAgggatttgaaaagaaaaccaaaagaAGTAACTCCGAGTAACATTGCCTCTAACAGCaaaaagcagaaaagaGAGCTACAGCCAATTGATTTTTTAGATACCGGCTTGCTCCTCCCCAATACTTCTTTCTCAAGAGTTAGACTTGCAACACCGAAAATCAGATCGACATTCAAATACTCCCCAATTAACAATCCAAACTTAATTCTCGATGTTAAAAATGGATCTGGCAATGAACAAAGGCCGACAATTGTGAAGCTTACCTCAAAAGTACTGGATCAAGACCAAGTTCTGtttcaagattttattCCAAAACTCATAACAATCTGCACGGCAGGTGACACTTTTTGGTCATTCTGTAGTGAGGACGGAAGTATTTACATATATTCTGATTCCGGTAGAAAACTAATGGCACCTCTACTATTAGGTGTTAGCATTAGTTTTCTTGAAGCATGTGGAAACTATCTACTTTGCCTAACAAGCATAGGGGAACTTTATTGTTGGAACATAGAGCAGAAGAAGCTGGCATTTCCCACCAACACTATTTATCCATTGTTAAATCCATCATTGCGATATTCAGATGATATATTGACCAGAGCTGAAAATATAACTCTATGCTCTATTACAAAAAAGGGTGTACCACTAGTTACACTGAGTAATGGCGATGGCTACTTGTTCGATAAGAATATGGAAACGTGGCTTTTGGTAAGCGATGGATGGTGGGCCTATGGTTCTCAGTACTGGGACACTACTAATACTACTGGATTATCCTCTAGTAAAGCGAATACAAACACTTTTAATGGCAATGAATCTAATATAAATGAAATAGTTAGTGACATTAAGAATGATAATCAAAGTGTCATTAACTTTTTGGAACGCAAAACGAATGACGAACTTAATAGAAAGGGCAGGATTAAGAATTTACAAAGATTCGCTAGGACAATCTTAATGAAAGAAGGCtttgaaaatatggaaGAGATCGTAACTCTGTCTCACCtagaaaacaaaatcttAATAAGTATCAGATTGGAGGAATCCGAAGAATTTTCGAAATTAATGATGGTTTATTGCATCCGTCTGAGTGAATTGGGGTATATGGAACGTTTGGACGatgtttttcaatggttATATGATGACGTCCCCGTCAGTGGTACCGGCTCAACGTTTGCCGAAAAGGATTTTATGAGGAATCTTCTAAAAAAGATACTGATTGCATGCGGTGATATCAGACAGGTTCAAAGAGTTACTACACGTTATGCCAAGGAAATGAATATAATATCATAG
- the GLO4 gene encoding hydroxyacylglutathione hydrolase GLO4 (Mitochondrial glyoxalase II~similar to YOR040W) produces the protein MKFLLQHIRNMHVKPIKMRWLTGGVNYSYLLSTEDRRNAWLIDPAEPLEVSPELSGEEKEGIDAIVNTHHHYDHSGGNLALHSILCQGNTGREIKIIGGSEASPGVTEIPEHLQQYHLGNLIVTCIRTPCHTKDSICYHVEDLEKGEQCIFTGDTLFIAGCGRFFEGTGGDMDTALNRIILRTVGEANWNKVKTYPGHEYTSGNARFIRAKIYPGIGENKKFDALEQYCKSNECTTGHFTLGDELGYNPFMRLDDLAVRAAVGDTAGVYPRAAVMQELRKLKNTM, from the coding sequence atgaaatttttactGCAACACATAAGAAATATGCATGTTAAGCCTATAAAAATGCGGTGGTTGACAGGTGGTGTCAACTACAGTTACTTACTAAGCACTGAAGACAGGAGAAACGCATGGTTAATTGACCCTGCAGAACCTCTTGAAGTGTCGCCAGAATTAAGcggtgaagaaaaagaaggtaTTGATGCTATTGTCAATACACATCACCATTACGACCATTCAGGGGGGAACCTAGCGCTTCATAGTATCCTGTGTCAAGGAAACACAGGTCGCGAAATTAAAATAATTGGTGGATCTGAGGCTTCTCCGGGGGTCACTGAAATACCCGAACATTTGCAACAGTACCATTTGGGTAACTTAATAGTAACGTGTATTAGGACGCCGTGTCATACAAAGGATTCCATATGCTATCATGTCGAAGATTTAGAGAAGGGTGAGCAATGCATTTTCACAGGTGACACGTTATTCATTGCCGGTTGCGGGAGGTTTTTCGAGGGCACAGGGGGAGACATGGACACAGCTCTGAATAGGATAATCTTAAGGACTGTTGGCGAGGCGAATTGGaataaagtaaaaacaTATCCTGGCCATGAGTACACCAGTGGTAATGCTAGGTTTATCAGGGCAAAAATCTATCCTGGTATAGGCGAAAACAAGAAGTTCGACGCGCTGGAACAGTATTGCAAAAGTAATGAGTGCACCACAGGTCACTTTACCTTAGGCGATGAACTGGGTTACAACCCATTCATGAGACTGGATGATCTCGCCGTTAGAGCGGCAGTCGGCGATACTGCTGGGGTGTATCCCAGAGCCGCAGTGATGCAAGAGCTAAGAAAGCTTAAAAATACTATGTAA